A genomic segment from Truepera sp. encodes:
- the nucS gene encoding endonuclease NucS: MIRDVVTDPSPEELVAFLDEHLRAGDELVQVVGACEVLYSGRAASVAEAGDYLVLVKADGSVQVQGPRGVKPVNWQPQTDDVRVALEDGCAVLVAERFNPAEFVRVAFQAPALGLALRLEETGNFVLIGSEAEMQRALAEDPEIIEPGLVVIDLELPTDVGGIDLFARDSQGRLVVVELKRGKANHEAVHQLDRYVRSVRARYPGEVRGVLAAPAVTAPALNRLGVLGLEFREVTALRGAPAEVTEQPGLFR, encoded by the coding sequence GTGATCCGCGACGTCGTGACCGACCCCAGCCCCGAAGAACTGGTGGCTTTCTTGGACGAGCACCTCCGCGCCGGGGACGAGCTCGTGCAGGTCGTGGGCGCGTGCGAGGTCTTGTATAGCGGCCGCGCCGCCAGCGTCGCCGAGGCCGGTGATTACCTGGTGCTCGTCAAGGCCGACGGCAGCGTGCAGGTGCAAGGACCCAGGGGGGTGAAGCCCGTCAACTGGCAGCCGCAGACGGACGACGTGCGCGTGGCGCTGGAGGACGGTTGCGCCGTGCTGGTGGCGGAGCGCTTCAACCCCGCCGAGTTCGTGCGCGTCGCTTTCCAGGCGCCCGCCCTGGGCCTGGCCCTGCGGCTCGAGGAGACCGGCAACTTCGTGCTAATCGGGAGCGAGGCCGAGATGCAAAGAGCGCTGGCGGAGGACCCCGAGATCATCGAACCCGGGCTCGTCGTCATCGACCTCGAGCTGCCCACCGACGTCGGGGGCATCGACCTCTTCGCGCGAGACAGCCAGGGCCGGCTGGTGGTCGTGGAGCTCAAGCGCGGCAAGGCCAATCACGAGGCCGTCCACCAGCTCGACCGCTACGTCAGGAGCGTGAGGGCCCGTTACCCCGGCGAGGTGAGAGGGGTGCTGGCAGCGCCCGCCGTCACGGCGCCGGCCCTCAACCGGCTGGGTGTCCTGGGCCTCGAGTTCCGGGAGGTAACGGCGTTGCGGGGTGCGCCGGCCGAGGTGACTGAGCAGCCGGGCCTGTTCCGCTGA
- a CDS encoding deoxyribonuclease IV, which translates to MALIGAHVSTAGGTHKAFERGEKIGCTTVQIFVKSPNQWRAKPLDPADVEKFHEAHSEHDWPVVAHAAYLINLASPDPETAEKSRNGLIDELGRCDLLGVLGLVFHPGAHVGAGVDAGIEQIARNVDQLLAAVPDVNTKLLLENTAGQGTTLGARFEELKRIIDLLDQPGRVGVCLDTCHAFAAGYDVSMEDGYEATIAELDRLVGLDRLACLHLNDSKHPLGSRKDRHENLGEGQIGSWCFERLVNDPRLANVPKVLETPLGDDEQGHARDMEKLRSYL; encoded by the coding sequence ATGGCACTGATAGGCGCTCACGTTTCCACGGCCGGCGGCACCCACAAGGCGTTCGAGCGGGGCGAGAAGATCGGTTGCACCACGGTCCAGATCTTCGTGAAGAGTCCGAACCAATGGCGGGCCAAACCCCTGGACCCTGCCGACGTCGAGAAGTTCCACGAGGCGCACTCGGAGCACGACTGGCCCGTCGTGGCGCACGCTGCCTACCTCATCAACCTGGCGTCGCCGGACCCGGAGACGGCCGAGAAGTCGCGGAACGGCCTGATCGACGAGCTCGGCCGCTGCGACCTCCTGGGCGTACTCGGCCTGGTGTTCCATCCGGGCGCGCACGTGGGCGCGGGCGTGGACGCCGGCATCGAGCAGATAGCGCGCAACGTCGACCAGCTGCTGGCCGCGGTGCCCGACGTGAACACCAAGCTCCTGCTAGAGAACACCGCGGGCCAAGGAACCACGCTCGGGGCGCGCTTCGAGGAGCTGAAGCGGATCATCGACCTCCTCGACCAGCCCGGGCGGGTGGGCGTCTGCCTCGACACCTGCCACGCCTTCGCGGCCGGCTACGACGTCTCCATGGAAGACGGCTACGAGGCCACCATCGCCGAGTTGGACCGGCTGGTGGGACTGGACCGCCTCGCCTGCTTGCACCTCAACGACTCCAAGCACCCCCTCGGGTCCCGCAAGGACCGGCACGAGAACCTGGGAGAGGGTCAGATCGGCAGCTGGTGTTTCGAGCGGCTGGTGAACGACCCGCGCCTAGCGAACGTGCCGAAGGTGCTGGAGACGCCACTCGGCGACGACGAGCAGGGGCACGCGAGGGACATGGAGAAGCTCCGCTCGTACCTCTAG
- a CDS encoding ABC transporter substrate-binding protein: MHHLVRRVRSSATACLALAGCAVFLAAGGLFNVAQAQSQVLRIGAVVSSTGASAALGASEAKTLTMLEGQFAGQPGLHLEITVYDDQSQLSNTIELVNKLLAADEVDAIICCTRSEGALAVLEPVQSARVPLISLAAAAPITGPAEARRWVFATVPSDRLILSGVVADMRAHGVSDLAFLGLSDAYGESGLVELQLALPGTGIELAKVVRYDANAGSYSAPVLAATLSRPQAALVWGIVDDSAKMVRELRELGFGGAIYVSHGVGNDRFIELAGAAADGVRLAVGPFLVAGDLAANAPTREVDLAYARDYESAYPGEVATSFGGYAYDAVMALVNAARYADEHGTLVPADRAANRAALRDALEAMGPFVGVSGVFDYAGTDHMGLDDRAYVIAEIENGEWRLAK; this comes from the coding sequence ATGCACCATCTCGTCAGACGCGTAAGAAGTTCCGCTACCGCCTGCTTGGCCCTCGCCGGCTGCGCCGTGTTCTTGGCCGCGGGCGGCCTGTTCAACGTGGCGCAGGCACAGTCCCAGGTACTGCGCATCGGGGCGGTCGTTTCCAGCACGGGCGCCTCGGCGGCGCTGGGCGCCAGCGAGGCGAAGACGCTTACGATGCTAGAGGGCCAGTTCGCCGGCCAACCGGGCCTCCACCTGGAGATCACCGTTTACGACGACCAGTCTCAGTTGAGCAACACCATCGAGCTCGTGAACAAGTTGTTGGCCGCGGACGAGGTCGACGCCATCATATGTTGCACCCGCTCCGAGGGGGCTCTGGCCGTGCTCGAGCCCGTCCAGTCGGCCCGCGTGCCGCTCATCAGCCTTGCCGCTGCGGCGCCCATCACCGGGCCGGCCGAGGCGCGCCGTTGGGTCTTCGCGACGGTACCCAGTGACCGCCTGATCCTGAGCGGCGTGGTGGCGGACATGCGCGCCCACGGCGTTAGCGACCTCGCGTTCCTGGGACTATCGGACGCGTACGGCGAGAGCGGGTTGGTCGAGTTGCAACTCGCGCTCCCCGGAACCGGCATCGAGCTCGCGAAGGTCGTGAGGTACGACGCGAACGCCGGCTCCTACTCGGCGCCCGTCCTCGCCGCTACCCTCTCGCGGCCACAAGCGGCGCTCGTGTGGGGCATCGTGGACGATTCCGCCAAGATGGTGCGCGAGCTGCGCGAGCTGGGCTTCGGCGGCGCCATCTACGTGAGCCACGGCGTGGGTAACGACCGTTTCATCGAGCTTGCCGGTGCCGCCGCCGACGGCGTGCGCCTCGCGGTGGGCCCGTTCCTCGTGGCCGGCGATCTGGCTGCCAACGCGCCAACGCGCGAGGTCGACCTCGCGTACGCCAGAGACTACGAGTCCGCCTACCCGGGCGAGGTGGCCACGAGCTTCGGCGGCTACGCCTACGACGCGGTGATGGCCCTGGTGAACGCCGCTCGCTACGCGGACGAACATGGCACGCTGGTGCCGGCCGACCGCGCCGCCAACCGCGCCGCGTTGCGAGACGCCCTCGAGGCCATGGGGCCCTTCGTGGGCGTGAGCGGCGTGTTCGACTACGCCGGCACCGATCACATGGGGCTGGACGACCGCGCGTACGTGATTGCCGAGATCGAGAACGGCGAGTGGCGGCTGGCGAAGTGA
- the hpaB gene encoding 4-hydroxyphenylacetate 3-monooxygenase, oxygenase component, which yields MPARGGEQFLEGLRRSPPNLYVDGERVLDPAAHPATGAAARAIADLYDLQLRPDRQDLTFEAPGGGRVGMSFLEPRTVDDLRRRSVMHRAWARHSLGFIGRSPDYLNVALMACARASSYFARGDERYAENLVRYFEHVRDDDLCLTHALTDPQVNRAVPTDRLPDPYIALGVVRETSAGVVVRGARMLATLPLADELLILPAPGGQAAAAPGRYALAFAIPCSTPGLTFIGREPLGLRRSRLDHPLSSRFDEMDALVTFDDVLVPWERVFLLGDAELAAGFYGATNAAYHMGHQVLNAKIVKTEAFLGVAELIVRAIGSAQFQHVQQKMAELIVVLETLKALLTHAEEHAALDDNGTMTPDKAALGTARAYFPQAYPRMVEILQLLGASGLIMLPSEGERRGPMADAIDKYLQASNLAADERLRLFRLAWDMTISAFGGRQNLYEKYFFGDPVRNQAALYHSYDMTGPVDLVEGFLGRSDRHER from the coding sequence ATGCCGGCGCGAGGCGGAGAACAGTTCCTGGAGGGGCTTAGGCGGTCCCCTCCCAACCTCTACGTGGACGGCGAGCGCGTCCTCGACCCCGCGGCCCACCCCGCCACCGGCGCCGCGGCAAGGGCCATCGCGGACCTCTACGACCTGCAACTCCGGCCTGACCGGCAAGACCTGACGTTCGAGGCTCCAGGCGGCGGCCGCGTAGGCATGAGCTTCCTCGAGCCCCGCACGGTCGACGACCTGCGCCGCCGCTCGGTCATGCACCGGGCCTGGGCGCGGCACTCGCTCGGCTTCATCGGGCGCAGCCCCGACTACCTGAACGTCGCTCTCATGGCCTGCGCCCGCGCGTCGAGCTACTTCGCCCGGGGAGACGAACGTTACGCCGAGAACCTCGTGCGCTACTTCGAGCACGTCCGCGACGACGACCTGTGCCTCACGCACGCCCTGACCGACCCACAGGTCAACCGCGCCGTGCCCACCGACCGGCTGCCCGACCCCTACATCGCGCTCGGCGTGGTTCGTGAGACGAGCGCCGGTGTCGTCGTGCGCGGCGCTCGCATGCTGGCCACCTTGCCCCTCGCCGACGAGCTTCTGATACTTCCGGCACCCGGCGGCCAGGCCGCGGCGGCGCCCGGGCGTTACGCCCTCGCCTTCGCCATCCCCTGCTCCACGCCGGGCCTCACGTTCATCGGCCGTGAGCCGCTGGGCCTGAGGCGCAGCCGGCTCGATCACCCGCTCAGTTCGCGCTTCGACGAGATGGACGCCCTGGTGACCTTCGACGACGTGCTGGTGCCATGGGAGAGGGTGTTCTTACTGGGCGACGCCGAGCTGGCCGCCGGCTTCTACGGGGCCACCAACGCCGCATACCACATGGGCCATCAGGTCCTGAACGCGAAGATCGTCAAGACCGAGGCGTTCCTGGGCGTGGCGGAGCTGATCGTCCGCGCCATCGGCAGTGCGCAGTTCCAGCACGTGCAGCAGAAGATGGCCGAGCTGATCGTGGTGCTCGAGACGCTCAAGGCGCTCTTGACGCACGCCGAGGAGCACGCCGCGCTCGACGATAACGGCACCATGACCCCCGACAAGGCCGCCCTTGGAACGGCCAGGGCCTACTTCCCGCAGGCCTACCCGCGCATGGTCGAGATACTGCAGCTGCTCGGCGCGAGCGGCCTCATCATGTTGCCCAGCGAGGGCGAGCGGCGTGGGCCCATGGCGGACGCCATCGACAAGTACCTCCAGGCGAGCAACCTGGCCGCCGACGAACGTCTGCGCCTCTTCAGGCTCGCCTGGGACATGACCATCTCCGCCTTCGGCGGGCGGCAGAACCTCTACGAGAAATACTTCTTCGGCGACCCGGTGAGGAACCAGGCGGCGCTCTACCACTCGTACGACATGACCGGCCCGGTCGATCTGGTCGAGGGGTTCCTGGGGCGGAGTGACCGTCATGAGCGGTGA
- a CDS encoding dipeptidase: MNEKLEQALQTASSAASERLDDLKEFVRIPSVSTDPGHRADIDAAAEWLAARMRRSGVPDVRIMPTAGHPVVLGLWHHDPNAPTVIVYGHYDVQPPEPLELWNSRPFEPELRDGRLYGRGASDDKAGVMIALHAVEASARAGGKPPVNVTFLVEGEEEVGSPNLAAFLSAHRDLLKADLAISADGGIFGVGVPSVTVGSRGLAGVELTVTGANADLHSGSFGGAVANPLMALSRILSSMQDEDGRVLVDGFFEGVEPPSQALREAVAAVPEEAAGPDALGLTEWWGDPAYTAAERRVIRPTLEINGMWGGYQGGGIKTVLPSEAHAKLTCRLVVGQDPDRVIAALAEHVRKHTPPGVKVTVRPLAGKGRAYLMPLDHPVLAIAKDAMEGAYGQRPFPMFTGGTVPVAEQFGSVLGMWCLYFAFGEPDNALHAPNEFFRVSALEQGTDATVRLLYALAEHPEALAPQA, encoded by the coding sequence GTGAACGAGAAGCTGGAACAAGCCCTGCAGACCGCAAGCTCCGCGGCCAGCGAGCGCCTCGATGACCTCAAGGAGTTCGTGAGGATCCCGAGCGTGAGCACGGACCCCGGCCACCGGGCCGACATCGACGCCGCGGCCGAGTGGCTCGCCGCTCGCATGCGGCGCTCCGGCGTGCCCGACGTGCGGATCATGCCGACGGCCGGCCACCCCGTGGTGCTCGGACTGTGGCACCACGACCCCAACGCGCCCACGGTCATCGTGTACGGCCACTACGACGTGCAGCCGCCCGAGCCGCTCGAGCTGTGGAACTCACGCCCGTTCGAACCCGAGCTCAGGGATGGGCGCCTCTACGGTCGCGGCGCGAGCGACGACAAGGCGGGCGTCATGATCGCGCTGCACGCCGTGGAGGCCAGCGCCAGGGCGGGGGGCAAGCCGCCCGTCAACGTCACCTTCTTGGTCGAGGGCGAGGAGGAGGTCGGCAGCCCGAACCTTGCGGCGTTCCTGAGCGCTCACCGTGACCTGCTGAAGGCCGACCTCGCCATCAGCGCCGACGGCGGCATCTTCGGCGTGGGCGTACCGTCCGTCACCGTCGGCTCGCGCGGGCTCGCCGGCGTGGAGCTGACGGTGACCGGCGCCAACGCCGACCTGCACTCGGGCTCCTTCGGCGGCGCCGTCGCCAACCCGCTCATGGCACTCTCGCGCATCTTGAGTTCCATGCAAGACGAAGACGGCCGCGTGCTGGTGGACGGTTTCTTCGAGGGGGTGGAGCCGCCGAGCCAAGCACTGCGCGAGGCCGTGGCGGCCGTGCCGGAGGAGGCCGCCGGCCCCGACGCGCTGGGCCTGACGGAGTGGTGGGGCGACCCGGCCTACACGGCCGCCGAGCGCAGGGTGATCCGGCCTACTCTCGAGATAAACGGCATGTGGGGCGGCTACCAGGGCGGCGGCATCAAGACGGTGCTTCCCAGCGAGGCGCACGCCAAGCTCACGTGTCGGCTGGTGGTGGGCCAAGACCCCGACCGGGTCATCGCGGCCCTCGCCGAGCACGTCCGAAAGCACACGCCACCCGGCGTGAAGGTTACGGTAAGGCCGCTCGCCGGCAAGGGGCGCGCCTACCTCATGCCCTTGGACCACCCCGTCCTGGCGATCGCCAAAGACGCCATGGAGGGCGCCTACGGCCAGCGCCCGTTCCCGATGTTCACGGGCGGCACCGTGCCCGTTGCGGAACAGTTCGGCAGCGTCCTCGGGATGTGGTGCCTCTACTTCGCCTTCGGCGAACCGGACAACGCCCTCCACGCCCCCAACGAGTTCTTCCGCGTGTCGGCCCTCGAGCAGGGCACCGACGCCACGGTGCGCCTCCTCTACGCCCTGGCGGAGCATCCGGAGGCGCTCGCACCGCAGGCCTGA
- a CDS encoding flavin reductase family protein: MNPTDHRHFREVLGRFATGITVVTMAVPSSAGAPAGENTPPFDRAVFGITVNAFMSVSLDPPLVAVSIDRLARAHDTLLEAERFGVSVLAEGQAHLSDQFAGRPVAHPVMPFEELDGFPVVRGAIAQLVLASHSFHPAGDHTIFVGRVLALRSFEGEPLLYFRSAYHRLPQPAQPR, encoded by the coding sequence GTGAACCCAACAGACCATCGCCACTTCCGCGAGGTGCTCGGACGCTTCGCCACCGGAATCACCGTCGTCACCATGGCCGTTCCCTCGTCGGCTGGCGCGCCAGCGGGCGAGAACACTCCACCCTTTGACCGCGCCGTGTTCGGCATCACCGTCAACGCCTTCATGTCGGTATCGCTCGACCCGCCGCTCGTGGCGGTCTCGATCGACCGCCTCGCCCGGGCGCACGACACTCTCCTCGAGGCCGAGCGGTTCGGCGTGAGCGTCCTCGCCGAGGGGCAGGCCCACCTATCCGATCAGTTCGCCGGCCGGCCCGTGGCGCACCCGGTCATGCCCTTCGAGGAACTGGACGGTTTCCCCGTGGTCCGTGGGGCCATCGCGCAGCTCGTCCTCGCCTCGCATAGCTTCCACCCCGCTGGCGACCACACCATCTTCGTGGGCCGGGTGTTGGCGCTCAGGAGCTTCGAGGGTGAGCCGCTCCTCTACTTCCGGAGCGCCTACCACCGTCTGCCCCAACCGGCGCAGCCGCGCTGA
- a CDS encoding helix-turn-helix domain-containing protein — translation MTAGGSPLEASLAALLANEALGLKLVAGPGDKRFTGVTWADREADRGWLAPNDLRIAVAAGRANRPLPDPLLRNEPAVIVYALTPSDRRLPEQLVARASDAGVALVSAPPSVAPERVEEAALRELVRASAPTGPLFAAPQAYLLAGMADPKPERGLLERTNRLTGVDLVLLSPWGEVAARAGAGGWRPRQEAAGASPVTQWPEGKVRLGGRAAHLYRVESAGRLRGVLLAFEASSASTPWLRLTRSLLIAAAEVRAADVRAEVAAGSALLAAWLAAPASADRFAPDLARAGFEGGITYRAAVAEVTEAQAGTVQEAGVEYFQQRGLPALTVVQGPLVTWVFVVPSRDSPGGGAHANALQQALSSALNTPHAGARLGVSQPHGSLDDVATARRQAVLALGGKVAGSGVVSFDDLDPVAWLLEQPQADLELLRRRTLGRLLDADRGGKLAATLTAYLEAPSDLARLADRLGIHVNTLRYRLKRIEELVGAPLSSPETLARLWLATR, via the coding sequence ATGACGGCTGGAGGATCGCCGCTGGAGGCCTCCCTGGCGGCACTGCTCGCCAACGAGGCGCTCGGCCTGAAGCTCGTCGCCGGCCCGGGTGACAAGCGCTTCACCGGCGTGACGTGGGCCGACCGGGAGGCGGACCGGGGTTGGCTGGCGCCGAACGACCTGCGCATAGCGGTGGCCGCCGGAAGGGCCAACAGGCCCTTGCCCGACCCGCTGCTGCGAAACGAGCCCGCGGTAATCGTGTACGCCCTGACCCCCAGCGACCGCCGGCTCCCCGAGCAACTGGTGGCGCGAGCCTCCGACGCCGGCGTGGCGCTCGTGAGCGCCCCACCCTCCGTCGCGCCCGAGCGCGTGGAGGAGGCGGCCCTCAGGGAACTGGTCCGCGCGTCGGCCCCCACCGGACCGCTCTTTGCCGCACCACAGGCCTACCTGCTGGCCGGCATGGCGGACCCCAAGCCCGAGCGCGGCCTCCTAGAGCGCACGAACCGCCTGACCGGCGTAGACCTCGTCCTGCTCAGCCCCTGGGGTGAGGTGGCGGCGCGAGCGGGTGCCGGCGGCTGGCGTCCACGGCAGGAGGCGGCGGGAGCCTCGCCCGTGACGCAGTGGCCGGAGGGCAAGGTGCGCCTGGGCGGCCGAGCTGCCCACCTCTACCGCGTGGAGTCCGCGGGTCGACTGCGCGGCGTGCTGCTCGCCTTCGAGGCCTCGAGCGCCTCGACGCCCTGGCTACGGTTGACCCGAAGTCTCCTGATCGCGGCGGCCGAGGTCAGGGCCGCCGACGTCAGAGCCGAGGTCGCTGCTGGGAGTGCCCTACTGGCCGCATGGCTGGCGGCGCCCGCGTCGGCCGACCGGTTCGCGCCGGACCTGGCACGTGCCGGGTTCGAAGGCGGCATCACCTACCGCGCCGCCGTCGCCGAGGTGACCGAGGCGCAGGCAGGAACGGTCCAGGAGGCGGGCGTGGAGTACTTCCAGCAGCGCGGGCTGCCGGCGCTGACGGTGGTGCAGGGGCCGCTCGTGACCTGGGTCTTCGTCGTGCCCTCGCGAGACTCCCCGGGCGGCGGCGCTCACGCCAACGCACTCCAGCAGGCGCTCAGCTCGGCCCTGAACACCCCGCACGCCGGAGCGCGGTTGGGCGTCAGCCAACCGCACGGCTCCCTGGACGACGTCGCCACCGCCAGGAGGCAGGCCGTGCTCGCACTGGGCGGCAAGGTCGCCGGGAGCGGCGTGGTCTCCTTCGACGATCTCGACCCCGTCGCGTGGCTGCTGGAGCAGCCCCAGGCCGACCTCGAATTGCTGCGGCGGCGCACGCTCGGCCGCCTGCTCGATGCGGACCGTGGCGGCAAGCTGGCCGCGACGCTCACTGCCTACCTCGAAGCCCCGAGCGACCTGGCGCGCCTGGCCGACCGGCTTGGGATCCACGTGAACACCCTGCGCTACCGGCTCAAGCGGATCGAGGAACTGGTTGGCGCGCCCCTCTCATCGCCCGAGACCCTCGCCCGCCTGTGGCTCGCCACCAGGTAG
- a CDS encoding 3-hydroxyacyl-CoA dehydrogenase NAD-binding domain-containing protein, with product MNERWSAGGAVVLGAGTMGRGITQLLLQAGAPVLLVDPQPGAAAGAKAALGDTFSMLRSKGRLAAAPDSLLEWLAVAEALPRGNRAEWVFEAAPEDLGLKRALFADVEARAPLAKLATNTSTLSVTAIAAACREPERVVGVHFFNPAPLMPLVEVVAGVHTPPTLVEQAVAMAHTLGRTPVVAQDRPGFIVNRLARPYYLEAIRLLAGGTPVASVDAAMRATGFRMGPFELLDLIGIDVNLAASESVYEASFHEPRYRPHPLQRSLVAAERLGRKTGWGFYRYEGGVPVEPARVEPQKPRVTQADAETRQPRVTQADAETRQPRVAHAGSESQPNPLKAAPTAHVLGEGPVARWLRARFGAAPSPAEADLIVDARVGATDDGQTAGVPRLALCWGRSAPAGGVGFSVLPPPARLKHPPTVTLELLAPPNADASKDMRLVTSLLHGAGFSTLEVPDQPGGVAFRLFAGLVNEAFSALAEGLAGASTLDLAMRLGVNYPEGPLAWADELGLADVLAGLEGLRHELGAERYAPHPLLRQFVKYGTSAGGA from the coding sequence ATGAACGAGCGTTGGAGCGCGGGCGGGGCCGTCGTCCTGGGCGCCGGCACCATGGGCAGGGGCATAACACAGCTACTCCTCCAGGCGGGCGCACCGGTGTTGCTGGTCGATCCCCAGCCGGGCGCCGCGGCCGGCGCCAAGGCCGCGCTGGGCGACACCTTCTCTATGCTGCGCTCGAAGGGTCGCCTGGCCGCCGCACCCGACTCCCTGCTCGAGTGGCTGGCCGTGGCCGAGGCCCTGCCGCGTGGCAACCGGGCCGAGTGGGTCTTCGAGGCCGCGCCCGAGGACCTGGGGCTCAAGCGCGCGCTCTTCGCCGACGTCGAGGCGCGCGCGCCCTTAGCCAAGCTGGCCACCAACACGTCCACCCTCTCGGTTACGGCCATCGCCGCCGCCTGCCGCGAGCCCGAGCGAGTGGTCGGCGTACACTTCTTCAACCCCGCGCCGCTCATGCCGCTCGTAGAGGTCGTCGCCGGCGTTCACACCCCGCCGACGCTCGTGGAGCAGGCCGTGGCCATGGCGCACACGCTCGGCCGCACCCCGGTGGTGGCGCAGGACCGACCGGGCTTCATCGTCAACCGCCTCGCGCGCCCCTACTACCTGGAGGCCATCCGCCTGCTCGCCGGAGGGACCCCGGTGGCTAGCGTCGACGCCGCGATGCGTGCCACCGGCTTCCGCATGGGCCCGTTCGAGCTCCTCGACCTCATCGGCATAGACGTCAACCTGGCGGCGAGCGAGAGCGTTTACGAGGCGTCCTTCCATGAGCCGCGCTACCGGCCACACCCGCTGCAACGCTCGCTCGTAGCGGCAGAACGCCTCGGACGCAAGACGGGCTGGGGGTTCTACCGCTACGAGGGGGGCGTGCCGGTCGAGCCGGCCCGGGTGGAGCCGCAGAAGCCGCGAGTTACGCAGGCCGACGCGGAAACGCGGCAGCCTCGGGTTACGCAGGCCGACGCGGAAACGCGGCAGCCTCGGGTTGCACACGCCGGCTCGGAATCGCAGCCGAATCCGCTCAAGGCCGCGCCGACCGCTCACGTGCTGGGCGAGGGCCCGGTGGCGCGGTGGCTGCGCGCCAGGTTCGGAGCCGCGCCGAGCCCGGCCGAGGCCGACTTGATCGTCGACGCCCGCGTCGGCGCCACGGACGATGGCCAGACGGCCGGGGTGCCGCGCCTCGCCCTGTGCTGGGGCCGGAGCGCCCCGGCCGGCGGCGTGGGCTTCAGCGTCCTGCCGCCGCCAGCGCGCCTGAAGCACCCGCCCACCGTCACGCTCGAGCTGCTCGCGCCGCCGAACGCCGACGCAAGCAAAGACATGCGGCTCGTGACCTCCTTGCTCCACGGCGCGGGCTTCAGCACCCTCGAGGTGCCCGACCAGCCGGGGGGCGTGGCGTTCAGGCTGTTCGCCGGCCTCGTCAACGAGGCGTTCTCCGCCCTGGCCGAGGGGCTCGCCGGCGCCTCCACGCTCGACCTCGCCATGCGGCTGGGCGTCAACTACCCGGAGGGCCCGCTGGCGTGGGCCGACGAGCTCGGACTGGCGGACGTGCTCGCCGGGCTCGAGGGCCTGAGGCACGAGCTCGGGGCCGAGAGGTACGCGCCCCACCCCCTCCTCAGGCAGTTCGTGAAGTACGGCACGAGCGCGGGCGGGGCCTGA
- a CDS encoding thioesterase family protein yields MREIPAGFEVHHELLVTPAMTVDFEDQHDARLGKLHPVYATYWLAKHMELVSRKLILPFLEEGEEGIGHSVSVKHLASALPGMRLRLTARLEAQEGTRVRAACSAVSELGDLVGEGTTVQVILPHAKLLQAFERLRERWADSADGHGNHSAG; encoded by the coding sequence GTGCGCGAGATCCCTGCCGGCTTCGAGGTCCATCACGAACTGCTCGTCACCCCCGCCATGACGGTCGACTTCGAGGACCAGCACGACGCGCGCCTCGGCAAGCTCCACCCCGTTTACGCCACCTACTGGCTGGCAAAGCACATGGAGCTCGTGAGCCGCAAGCTCATCCTCCCCTTCCTCGAGGAGGGAGAGGAAGGCATCGGCCACTCCGTCAGCGTCAAGCACTTGGCGTCCGCCCTGCCAGGCATGCGCCTGCGCCTCACGGCCAGGTTGGAGGCCCAGGAGGGCACCCGAGTGCGCGCCGCCTGCTCCGCCGTCTCCGAGCTCGGTGACCTCGTCGGCGAGGGTACGACCGTCCAGGTGATCCTCCCGCACGCCAAGCTGCTGCAGGCGTTCGAGCGTCTCAGGGAGCGCTGGGCCGACTCGGCGGACGGGCACGGGAACCACTCCGCTGGCTGA
- a CDS encoding MBL fold metallo-hydrolase → MGRVHLLGTGAALSGKDRTTTMLAIEGEETLLLVDCGADAVQRLLVQELDPADVTGLIVTHEHADHVGGFALLMERLWLAGHTDEFHVFGIRPAIDQARRVHDAFDTSGWPNYPRVVYHEVEREAGAPVVTTPDFEITAVPGDHAVPAIGLRVRDRRGDGVMTYSSDTERSATVARAASGAQLLVHEASGSFPGHSTASDAAEVAAQAGVDRLVLVHLPPYPGEGADELAAARELFEATEFGFDGAHYEF, encoded by the coding sequence GTGGGCAGAGTCCATCTACTTGGCACGGGGGCCGCCCTGTCAGGCAAGGACCGGACGACGACCATGCTCGCCATAGAGGGCGAGGAGACGCTGCTGTTGGTTGACTGTGGGGCCGACGCGGTGCAACGCCTATTGGTCCAGGAACTCGATCCGGCCGACGTGACGGGGCTGATAGTTACGCACGAGCACGCCGACCACGTGGGCGGCTTCGCCCTGCTCATGGAGCGCCTGTGGTTGGCTGGGCACACGGATGAGTTCCATGTCTTCGGCATCCGGCCGGCCATCGACCAGGCTCGGCGCGTGCACGACGCCTTCGACACGTCAGGCTGGCCGAACTACCCGCGCGTCGTTTACCACGAGGTGGAGCGCGAGGCAGGGGCGCCGGTCGTCACCACTCCCGACTTCGAGATCACGGCCGTGCCTGGTGATCATGCCGTCCCCGCCATCGGACTCCGGGTCAGGGACCGGCGCGGCGACGGCGTCATGACGTACTCGAGTGACACCGAACGTTCCGCCACGGTCGCGCGGGCCGCGAGCGGCGCGCAACTGCTCGTACACGAGGCCTCCGGCTCGTTCCCCGGCCACTCGACGGCAAGCGACGCGGCGGAGGTGGCGGCGCAGGCCGGCGTCGACCGCTTGGTCCTGGTGCACCTGCCGCCGTACCCCGGCGAGGGCGCCGACGAGCTGGCCGCGGCGCGCGAACTCTTCGAGGCTACGGAGTTCGGCTTCGATGGGGCCCACTACGAGTTCTAA